The Haloarcula sp. CBA1127 genomic interval GACGTGCTGAAGGCCGGCCGGTACGACGACTACGAGGTCGTCGAGACGCTGTCCGGCGAGGAGATGGTCGGCTGGGAGTACGACCACCCGCTGGCCGAGGAAGTGCCAGACCACGCCCAGGGCGAGGGCTCCGGGCAGGTGTACACCGCCGACTACGTCGAGGCCGACCGAACTGGGCTCGTCCACTCCGCGCCCGGCCACGGTGAGGAGGACTTCGAGCGCGGACAGGAACTTGATCTCGAAATCTTCTGTCCGGTCGGGAGCGACGGCGTTTACACCGACGCCGCGGGCAAGTACGCCGGCACCTTCGTCCGTGACGCCAACGACGAGGTTATCGACGACCTCGACGACAACGGCGTCCTGCTCTCCAGTGAATCTGGCCACACCGTCCGCGAGGGGCAGTGCTGGCGCTGTGACACCGACATCGTTCGCATCGTCACGGACCAGTGGTTCATCACGGTCACCGACATCAAGGACGAACTGCTGGCGAACATCGAGGACAGCGAGTGGTATCCGCAGTGGGCGCGGGACAACCGCTTCCGTGACTTCGTCGAGGACGCGCCGGACTGGAACGTCTCGCGGCAGCGCTACTGGGGCATCCCCATCCCGATTTGGCTTCCTGAAGACTGGAGCGGTGACATGGACGACGCCATCGTCGTCGGCGACCGCGAGGAACTCGCCGAGCGAGTCGACCAAGACATCGACCCAGAGAGCGTCGACCTACACAAAGGCACGGTCGACGACCTCACCATCACTGAGGACGGCACGACCTACAGCCGCGTCGGCGACGTGTTCGACGTGTGGCTCGACTCCTCCGTCGCGACATGGGGGACCGTCAACTACCCCGAGCAGACCGAGGACTTCGATGACCTGTGGCCCGCCGACCTCATCATGGAGGCCCACGACCAGACCCGCGGCTGGTTCTGGTCTCAGCTGGGTATGAGCACCGCCGCGACCGGCGAAATCCCGTACAAGCAGGTGCTGATGCACGGCTACGCCAATATGCCCGATGGCCGCGGGATGTCCAAGTCCAAGGGCGTCCTCATCGACCCCCACGAGGTCATCGAGAAGCACGGCCGCGACCCGATGCGGCTGTTCCTGTTGTCGGTGACCGCGCAGGGCGAGGACATGAACTTCTCGTGGGAGGAGACCGCCGAGATGCAGCGCCGGCTGAACATCCTCTGGAACGTCGCCCGGTTCCCGCTGCCGTATATGCGCGCCGACGACTTCGACCCCGAGGAAACAACCGTCGAGGACCTCCGCGACGACCTCGAACTCGTCGACGAGTGGGTGCTCTCCCGACTCCAGAGCGTGACCGAGGCGATGACCGACTCGATGGAGGACTTCGAGAACGACAAGGCGGTCGACGAACTGCTTGAGTTCGTCGTCGAGGACGTCTCCCGGTTCTACATTCAGGTCGTCCGCGAGCGGATGTGGGAGGAAGAGGATAGCGCCTCGAAGCAGGCGGCATACGCCACGCTCTACCGCGTGCTCGAATCCGTGGCCGCGCTGTTTGCTCCATTCACGCCGTTCGTCGCGGAGCAGGTGTACGGCGCGCTCACCGGCGACGCCGGCCACCCGACGGTCCACATGTGTGACTGGCCCGAGGTCGACGCCGACCTGCACGACCCGGCGCTCGAACGCGAAATCGAAGTCGTCCGCGAAGTCGAGGAAGCGGGCTCGAACGCCCGCCAGCAGGCCGAACGCAAGCTCCGCTGGCCCGTCACCCGCGTCGTCGTCGACGTGGACAGCGACGACGTGGCCGACGCCGTTCGCGCTCAGGAGGCTATCATCGCCGACCGGCTTAACGCCCGCGCCGTCGAGGTTGTTGGCGCTGACGACGAGTGGGGAGAACTCCAGTACTCCGCCGAGGCCGACATGAGCGAACTCGGCCCGGCCTTCGGTGACGACGCCGGAAGGGTAATGAACGCGCTCAATGAGGCGCGCGTCACCGAGCAGTCGCTCGATACCCTCCAAGGCACAGTGAGCGACGCGCTCGGCGAGAACGTTGACCTCACCGAGGAGATGGTCGAGTTCCGCCGCGAGACGCCCGAGGGCGTTACCGGAACGGAGTTCACGGCACTCGACGGCGGCGGCGTCGTCTACGTCGACACCACGCTCACTGAGGACATCGAGAGCGAGGGGTACGCCCGCGAGGTCATCCGCCGGGTTCAGGAGATGCGCAAGGACCTCGAACTAGACATCGAGGCCCGCATTGTCGTAGACCTCGACATAGATGATGAGGGGGTCTCCGAACTAGTGCGACGACATGAAGACCTCATCAAAGAGGAGGTGCGTGCTGACGAGTTAGATGGCGTCGAAGATGGCCATCGCAAAACCTGGGAGGTTGAGGGTGTAGAGATGGATATTGCGATTGCACCGGTGGCTGCTGCCGAAGCGTCTGATTAGGACAGCACGCGACCAACGGGAGCGTGCTGCTTTTTCGCCCACGTTTTTCGAGTCGACCGGGACCGAAGGTCCCGCTGACCATGCGAACGGGCGCTTTGCGCCCGTGAGCAGAGAGTGGTTCGCGAGTATCGCGAGCGGACCCGACGATGAAAAAGGTGGCAGCCGAGATGCGCAAGGACCTCGAACTGGACATCGAGGCGCGCATTGTCGTGGATCTGGCAATCGATGACAAGCGCGTGGATTCGCTTGTCAGAGAGCACGAAGCACTGATTAAAGAGGAGGTCCGGGCTGATGAACTCAGCGGCGTTGAGGACGGCCACCGCAAGACGTGGGACGTCGAAGGAACTGATATGGAGATTGCGATTGCGCCGTGCGAGGCCGACCAGCGGGAGGCCTCGGAACAAGCGGGCGGCGACTAAAAGGAACCGCGAGCCGTGGCGGCTGCCGAAGCGTCGGAGTCCCTCCCTCGCTAGAGGGGAAGAAAGTAGCAACTACAACTGGTCTGCGACGACGGGTGCGGCGCTGACCTCGCTGACGGCGCGTTCGAGTGTGTCCGTCCCGTAGACGGCTTCGACGCCGGCGCTGTTGAGCTTCGTCAGGGCATTGCTAGCGAGCATCGGGTGGACGCAACTGACGAACACACGCTGGGCATCGCGGTCACCGAGGACGCTGACGGATTTGCTCATTGTCGACCCAGTGGCGATGATGTCATCGACAAGGACCACGTCCCGGCCCTCGACCGGCGCGTCGCTGGGGCTGATCTCGATGTCGCCGGTGTCGTAGTCTCGGTCCTTCTCGAAGAAGTCCGTCTCACCCTCGCCGTATGCATCCCGGACCGTCGTTGCAAGGGCGATTGCGCCTTCGTCGGGCGAGAGAAAGAGCGGGTCCCGCAGGTCCGCAGGCAGTGGGTCGGAGAGAACACTCGCGGCGTCGACGTTGGTAGCTGGCACGTCGAAGAAGTCACAGACGGCCGGCTCGTGGGGGTTCACCGTCAGCACGCGGTCGGTTCCCGTCGAGATGGCGCGGGCCATCGCCCGCGAGGACACCGGCTCACCGGGCTTGAACGCCTCGTCCTGGCGGGCGTAACCCATGTACGGAATGACGGTGATGACCTCGCTCGCGCCGCTTTCGCGGGCCGCGTCCTGCAACTGGAGCAATTGTAGGTGCGCGTCGCTGTCGACGGTCGACGCGACAACGACCGCCCGCTCGTCGGCGACCGCGTCTGGGACCCGGACGACGTGCTCACCGTCGGGGAACCGTTCGTACTCGACCCGTCCCAGCCGCTCGCCAGTCGCCTCGGCGAGGGTCGCCGCGAACGCCTGCGTGTCCGCCCCGGGGATAATCATGTGCGGTGGGTGGCTGTCCGGGCTAAACCTCTTTTCGATTCCCCGACACCGTGGCTGACTCTCCTCTTAGACAAATATATTGTAATTGACACACATCGCTACAACACTGATGTAGCTTGTGTGATCATGCCAATTCCGGGACACAACGACATATTTGTATAATATTATTTATAACTAGATGAGGTATTTATCTCCGTCCGATTCCAAAGTACGAACAGAGTAGTCCCTCCAAAATAATGAAGGTATTACATCTGGATGACGAGCCTGATTTTGCGGATTTGACTGCCCAGTTTCTTGAACAAGAAGACGAACGGTTCGAAGTTCAAACGGCAACGAGCGGGACCGATGGTCTTGCGATTCTTCGGGCGGAGGACATCGATTGTATCGTCTCGGACTATGATATGCCAGTAATGGACGGACTGGAGTTCTTGGCTGCAGTCCGCGAAGAGTATCCTGACCTGCCGTTCATCCTTTTTACTGGCAAAGGGAGCGAAGAGATTGCGAGTGAAGCCATTACCGCTGGCGTGACGGAATACATCCAGAAAGAGCACGGTACCGACCAGTACGCGGTTCTGGCCAATCGAATCACGAACCTTGTCGAACGCTACCGTGCCGTCCGTACAATCGACCGTAGCTACAGGGCGATGAAGACTGCCAGCGAAGGGATCAGCCTCATCGACCCGGACGGGACGTTTTCGTATGTGAACCCCGCCTTTGCGGACCTATTTGGATACGAGCAGGATGAACTGGCCGGCAAGCACTGGACAATTCTGTACCACGACGATGAAGCGGACCGGCTAGAGAACGACATCATCCCAGCGGTCAAAGAGAACGAGTACTGGTCGGGCGAAACAGTTCGACTGATGAAAGGCGGAGACAGGCTCGTTACGAACCATCGTCTGGCTCACGCTGACGACGGGGTAATCGTGTGTACAGCGCGGGACATCACCCCTGAACGGACGCAGTTGATGGGACAGAGCACTCAGTTCGACGTTCTTATCGATGCCATGGACGACCACGCCTTCTTCACCCTTGACCACGAGGGCTACGTCACTCGTTGGAACGACGGTGCCCGACGATTCACGGGCTACGATGTGGACGAGATCCTGGGAGCGCACGTTTCGACGTTCTTCGAGGAGTCTGATCTGGCGAACAGCCTTCCCGAGCGACTCCTCGATACCGCGAAAACAGACGGGACCGTCTCCCACGAAGGGTTCCAGATCCGTCAGGACGGCACGCGCTGCTGGACGGACATGACGCTCTCTGCGAGCTTTGACGAGTCCGGAGCACTCCGGGGCTACGGGATCATCTTGAAAGAAGCCGACAGACAGCAAATACCGCAGTAAGCGGGCATGGACGCCGGTCGATACTGTGAAGGCCGGATAGAACTGCGAATCCCACTTAGATACTACTGATCGACTCAGGCTACAGCGACGCCGACGACATCGGGGACGCCCAGCGAGCGCTGTCGCCAGCCCCCCTGTCCGTCGGCGGTCGCCTCGGCGGCGGTCGCGACGAGGAAGGTCCCGTTCTCGGTGATGGCGTAGGTGTCGTCGCCGTACGTCACGTCGACGACGCGTTCGGTGGCCGGCAACGAACAGGGCTCCCACGCACCGTTTGCCAGTTCGTACAAGCCGTCCGCCGCGGCAGCGTGGACGCGTTCGCCGTCGCTTGCAACCGCCAGATGGTGGCCCGATCGGACCTCGGTCCACTCGCCGTTCTCGCCTTCGTAGCGGTACAGCCCGCTCTCGGTCGCGGCGTAGTCGCCCGCCACGTCGGCCACGTCCACGAGGCCGAGTCGGTCGAGTGACGGGAGGGCGTACACGCCCTCGGCCGCAGCGAGGCGGTCGCCGTCGATGGCACGGACGTCTGCGACCGCGCCGATATCCCGCCACCCACCGTCGTACCGAGCGACCCGGCTGTCGCCGGCTGCGAGCAGTCCGTCGCCGTCGTAGCCGACAGCGGTGGCCGGTCCGAACCCGGTCGGGACGAAACCGTCGTCGGTCAACACGAGCACGTCCTCGTCGGTGGCGACCGCGACTTCGCCGCTCGCGCCGGCCACGTCACGGGCATTGCACCGCTCGCTCAGACTGAACCGCCCGATCTGGCCACCGGCCGTCTCGACCCGGGTGACGCCCAGACCCGACGCGACGTACGCGTGGGTTTCCGGGCGTTTCGCCCCGTACATCCGCTTCTCCGAGAGTGCGATGTCGTCGTCGCTCACCTCATATCGCCTCTTTGTATGCTTCGAGCGCATTCTCTATGTCTTCACCTGTGTGGGCATCACAGATGAACTGTGACTCGAACTGGTTCGCCGTGAGGAACACGCCCTGGTCCTTCATCGCGGGCCAGAACAGCCGCTCCCATCGCTCGGTCTCGGCCTGTGTCACGTCGTGGCCGGTCTTCGGACAGTACTCGAAGCGCGGACAGGACTCCTGTTGCTGGCAGCCAGCCTCGCATTGCCCCTCAAGCGAATCTGGGCCATCACGGGTGAAGATGACCTTGAACATCGAATCTCGACCGACGACGGTGTACTCGGGCGCCTGGTCTGCGAGGATGTCCTGCAAGCCTGCCCGGAGTCGTTCGCCGAGGTCGTTGACATGGTCGTATACGTCGTGTTCAGCCGCATACCGCAACGTCTCCAAGCCGGCCGCCATCGTCACGGGGTGGCCGGAGAAGGTCCCGGACTGGAACACGTCGCCCGCGGGGGTGAACTGCTCGATGATCTCGCTTTTGCCGCCGATTGCCCCGACCGGGAAGCCGCCGCCGACGATCTTCCCGAAGGTGGTGATGTCGGGGTCGATGTCTAATGCGCCCTGAGCACACTGGAGGCCGCCGACCCGGAAGCCGGTGATGACCTCGTCGAAGATGAGCAGGGAGCCATGGTCGTCACACAGCTGCCGGAGCGTGTCGTGGTAGCCCTCGACCGGGTGGACGATACCGTAGTTCCCGAGGATTGGTTCGGTGAGGACAGCCGCGATGTCGTCGCCGTGTTCCTCGAACACCTCGTGAGCAGCCTCCTCGTCGTTGAACGGGACTGTCAGCGTGTGTTCGGCGAAGCTTTCGGGGATACCGGGGCTGGACGGGGCGGTGTGATCGCCTTCGCCCTCGACCAGCGTGGACTCTTGTGCGCCGTGGTAGCCGCTTTGCATCACGACGATTTTGTCCCGTCCCGTGTAGCCACGAGCCAGTCGGACCGCCGAGACGGTTGCTTCAGTCCCGCTGTTGACGAACCGCAGCATCTCGACGCTGGGGACGTGCCGGGTGACGAACTCAGCCAGTTCGACCTCGACTTCGGTGGGTGCGCCGTACATCGGCCCTTCGGCGGCGTGTTGCTGGATGGCCGACTGCACCTGTTCGGGCAGGCTGTGGCCCAACAGGAGCGGGCCATAGCCCATGACGAAGTCGATGTAGCGGTTGCCGTCGGCGTCGATGACGTGCCCGCCGTCCCCCTTCTCAACGAAGAACGGATAGGGCCGCGTCGCTCGCACGGAGGAGTTGACGCCGCCCGACAGCACCGACAGGGCGCGGTCGTACAGCGCTCGTGACTGCTCGTGGTTCATACGCTGCCGTTTGGCCGCTGTCAGAAAGAAACTGTTGTTACTTCGCGGTGCCTCCGATCTAGTGGACAGATGTCACGCACTCACTACTAAAATAAGCATTTCGTAAAGAGTTACTGTTATACAGTGTGTGTTCTTCTATGCAAACACGATAATGGCATCTGAACGTACTGTAATATCATGCCAAACTGGACAAATGGGCGTCGGAACGGCGCGTGAGGGGCTGTGAGCGACTGGGTGCCGACGACGTGTATGCGGTGTGCCGTGGGCTGTGGCCACATGCATCAGGGAGCTGACGAAGGGTACGGTATCGACGCTGTTCGCGGCGACGCCGCGCATCCAGTCAGCCAGGGTCTCGTCTGTGCACGTGGCCTCCGGGAGAGCAAAGACCCCGACGGGGAGTGGCTCACCCGGCCGATGGTCCGCAGTGGCGGCGAACTCCGCCAGACCCAGTGGGACGTGGCGCTGGCTCGCGCCGTCGAGGGCCTCCAAGCCGCCCACCAGCAGGACCCTGACTCCGTCGCGGTACTGGGTAGCGGCCAGCAGACAAACGAAGCGGCATACGCGCTGGGGAAGGTCGCCCGCGGCGGCTTCGGCACAACGAACTATGATGCCAACACGACGCTGTGCATGGCGAGTGCCGTCACCGCCTACTATCAGGCCTTCGGCAGCGACGCGCCGCCGTGTACCTACGCCGACATCAGCGATGCCGACCGACACGTCGTCTGGGGGGCGAACCCGGCAGTCGCCCACCCCGTGCTGTTCCGCTGGATTCAGCAGTCCGCCGACGAGGACGGCGTCGAAATCATCGTCGTCGACCCCGTCCGCTCCGAGACGGCGGAGAACTCCGAACACCACGTCGCGCCTGCTCCGGGCAAGGACCTCGCGCTGGCCCGAGCCGTGCTCGCAAGAATCGTCGAGACGGGTCGGGTCGACCGCGAGTTCGTCGACGAGGCGACCGACGGGTTCGAGGATCTGCTCGCGACGCTGCCCGACGCCACGGACGCGGCCGCCGAGGCCGGCGTCGAGATGGCCCAGGTGGACCTGCTGGCCGACGCGATGGACCAGCAGGCGCTCATCTACTGGGGCATGGGCATCAATCAGCACGTTCAGGGGACCGAGACCGCCCGGGCGCTCATCGACCTGACGCTGGCGACGGGGAACCTCCGGCCCGGCGGCGGTCCGTTCTCGCTGACCGGCCAGGCCAATTCGATGGGGACCCGCATCTGCTCCTCGAAGGGCTCCTGGCCCGGCCAGCGGGCTTTCGAGGACCCGGACCACCGCCGCCTCGTCGCCGACCACTGGGATGTGCCGGTGGACCGCCTCCCCGACGACACCGGCCCCGGTCCGGTTGGGATGCTCGAAGCCGAGCCAGACGCCGTCTGGGCCGTTGCCACGAACCCCGTCGCCGGGATGCCCGAGGCTGACTCGGTCCGCGAGGCACTCGAAGACGCTTTCGTCGTCGTACAGGACGCCTTCCACACCGAAACGACGGAGATTGCCGACGTGGTCTTGCCGGCCGCGACGTGGGGCGAAAGCGACGGGACGACGACGAACATGGAGCGGACTATCTCCCGCGTCCGGTCGGCCACCGACCTACCAAGCGGTGTCAGGCCGGATCTGGACATCATCGCCACCATCGGCTCGCGACTGTTTCCCGGCCTGTTCAAGAGCACGTCCCCGGACCCGTCGGCCGTGTTCGACGAATTCACTGCCCTCACCGAGGGGACAGTTGCTGACTGCTCGGGCATCACCTACGAGCGCCTCGACGACAGCCACGCCGTGCGGTGGCCCGCGCCCGACGACGACAGCGCCGGTGGCTACCGCTACCACGACGACGAGTCGTGGTCGTTCCCGACCCCGTCCGGCCGCGCACAGTTCTCGACCGGCCGCCAAGGGTCGCTCCCGGAACCGACCGACGAGGACTACCCGCTGACCCTGACGACCGCCCGCGAGGCCGACGGGTACAACACCGGCGTCCGATCCCGCGGCGGCGAGGCCGGGCCGCTGGTGGCCCGAATCCACCCCGAAACGGTCGCGGAACACAGCGAACTCGTCACCGACGAGACACTGACCGTCGAGACCCGTCGCGGCTCTGCGACAGTCGACATCGACCGCGATGAGGGCGTCCCCCGCGGGATGGTGTGGCTCCCGATTCACCATCCGGCGACGAACCGGCTGACGCTTTCGGACCGGGACCCCCAGTCTGACGAGCCGAACTTCAAGCAGTGTGCTGCTCGCCTCGTCGCCCCAGAGGCCGAACTGCCGCCGGCCACGGCCGACTGAGCGTCTGTCGGGCGCAGCCCCGACGGGAAACCAACACACGGCTCTCGGAACTCGCTCGAGTCACTCCAAATATGTCCAGTTATTCCCGCATCCGCTGGGCGTTCAATGTCCTTAAACAGGGGATATCCGATGATATATTTGCGGTCTATCCACTCAGGCGGACTGGAATAGCCGTTCTGTAAAGGGTTACTGTTATTAAATGGTGGGACTTTCGGACTCTATGTACTGATGTGGGCACACATCCAAAATAAAATCGAATTGGTGGACAAAATCTCGCTAATAATCGTGAATGATGGTCAGTCCGTAACCGAGGTGTCGGCATGGGACTGATCAAGATGACGAAGTACCGGACGCTGCTGCTGGCGACCATTGGCTTCAATTTCTCGTTTCTCATCTGGTTCTCCTTTGCGCCGTTTACCGGCCCGATGGCCGAGGAGTTCGGACTGTCGACGGCGGAAATCGGTATCCTTGCGAGTTCGGCCATCTGGATGGCACCGTTCGGCCGGATGCTCACCGGGTGGCTCTCAGATAAGTTCGGCGCGCCGGCCATCTTCGCCATCGTGCTGGCGTACGTCGGCGTGTTCTCGATCGGGAGCGCCTTCGCACAGGACTACTCCGTGTTCTTCGTGTTGCGACTCATCGTGGCGACGGCCGGCATCACGTTCGTCATCGGCATCCAGCACGTCGCCGAGTGGTTCGAGGAGGAGAACCTCGGGCTGGCAGAGGGTATCTACGCCGGCGTCGGGAACGCCGGTGCCGCCGGCGGCGCGCTGATTCTCCCTCGCGTGTTCGGGTCCGGGTGGAACGGGCCGCTGTTCTCGACGAACTGGCGAGCCGCGTTCTTCTACACCGGCATCGTCTCCATCCTCCTCGCAATCGCCTACTACACGCTCGGCGAGGCCGCGAAGACCGAGGCGAAACGCCAGGCGACCAAGGAGGATACCAACTTCAAAGGCTGGCTGCACACGGCCACGCGATACGGCACTGTTGTCCTCGCCGCCGCGTACATCATGTCCTTCGGCCTCGAACTGTCGATGAACGGGTGGCTCGCCACCTACTACCGCGAGGCGTTCAACCAGGACAACCTCGTCATCGCGAGTACTTTCGCCGCGACGTTCTCGATTGCAGCGGGACTGCTCCGGCCGTTCGGTGGCTACGGCAGCGACCTGCTGGCCCGCAAGGAGAAGAACATCCTGCCCTTTTTCGAGGGCCAGTACCGCGAACAGTGGACGTTCCTCGGACTCTGTTTCATCGTGGTGATGATGTTCGCTATGACGCTGGCCGGCCTCTCTGGGGTGCTGCTGAACGCTGTCGTCATCGGCTTCCTCGTGGGCACGGGCTGTGCCTGGGCTGAGGGCGCTATCTTCGCGCAGGTGCCTGCGATGTTCCCGAACGACTCGGGCTCTGTTGCGGGTGTCGTCGGCGGCGTCGGCACTGTCGGTGGGATTGTCTACCCGCTGTTTTACTCCGCGCCGTGGCTGGCGAACCTCCACCTGGGGTATTCCGTGGCCGCTGTCACGATGATACCCATCGTCGCCCTGTCGGCGTGGGTGTTCCGACCGGAGATTGCGAAAATCGCTAACGCGGCCGGCTTCGTCGGAAGCACGCAGGAAGGCACCACCGTCGCCTCCGGCGACGACTGACCCCCTACGGTCTCTCGTTTACTTCACGCGCGTTCACTGCTACAGCCGCTGCGTTACGTGTCGCGTCCGTCCGGTCTGGTTTGGCGCACGCGCGACTGACACCTCAGTTCTACGGGTCCACCCCGGTTGGGCGACCTATCCTCAGGTCGCGTCTCTGAAATCGAGTTCCAGCGCTCGGCCGGCCAATCGCCTGCAGTACTGCGGTTTTATCCCTTTCGACGGTGTGGTGTATAACTTCTTTAAATACCTCCCAGACGGTATAATTCTGGACAGCTGTTTCCGAACCCACTCATACTCTTTACTTCTTTAACGATTAGGGTTATAAGACAGCAAGCTGAGTAATTAGACGTGAATTAGCGGACATTCAGATACCTATGGGAGATAAAAAACCACATCTATCAAGAGCGAGGGGGCGCGAAGATGGCACATAAAAAAGAGGAGTACAAGGCGGAGCTGTACGGTGATGAAGTACGGGAGAAACTAGAGGAGTTCGCCGAGAAAGGCTGGGACTCTATTCCCGAGGACGAACGCGAGAAGTGGTTCTCGCGGTTCAAGTTCTGGGGTGTCTTCCACCACCGCGGCGGACAAGAGTCGTACTTCATGATGCGGCTGACAAATTGCGGCGGCGTTTTGGAGCCCGACCAGCTCCGGGCTATCGGCGAAGTTGCCCGCGACTACGCGAAGGGGCCGGCGGAGAACCCCGAGTTCGGGAACGGCTGGATTGATTTCACGACGCGACAGTCCATCCAACTGCACTGGCTCAAGCTAGAGGACATCCCGGAGATCTGGGAGAAACTCGAAGCTGTCGGTGTCTCCTCGCGCTCGGCGGGTGGGGATACAATGCGAAATATCTCCGGCTGTCCGGTCGCCGGCAAGGCCGAGGAGTACGTCGCATCCCGCCCGATTCTGGACGAGATTCAGGAAACCATCCGCGACGATAACGACCTGGCCAACATGCCCCGGAAGTTCAACATCTCGGTGACGGGGTGCAAGCAGGGGTGTGCACAGGACAGCATCAACGACATCGGGCTGGAGCCGGCCCACAAATTCATTGACGGCGAGGAAGTCGAGGGGTTCAACGTCCGCGTCGGCGGCGGCCTCGGCGGTCGCGAACCCCGCGAGGCCCGTCCGCTCGACCTGTTCATCCGGCCCGAACACGCCGTCGAGACAGTCCGGGCCTTCGTCGAGTACTACCACGAGGCTGGCAACCGTCAGAACCGCTCGAAGAACCGCGCCCGGTTTTTCGTCGACGAACACGGGACCGACGCTATCCGCGCGGAACTCGACGAGCGGCTGGAGTTCGAGTTCGAAACCGCCGGCACCGACTTCCGCGGGGAATACACGTACAACGCCGGCAAATCGGCCGAACACGGCGCCCACGACCACGTCGGCGTCTACGACCAGCAAGACGGGAAGAACTACGTCGGGCTCTCGGTGCCCGTGGGTCGACTCGCCGCCGAGGACGCCATCGAACTCGCGGACCTCGCTGACGCCTACGGCTCCGGCGAAGTGCGCTTGTCCCGCCGACAGAACCCGCTCATCATGGACGTACCCGACGGGAACCTCTCGAATCTCCTCAACGAGCCGCTACTGGACAAACACTCGCCCGAGCCGAACCCGTTTGTTCAGGGGGCGATGGCCTGTACCGGAACGGAGTTCTGCTCGCTCGCGCTCACGGAGACGAAGGCGCGCATGGCCCGCCTGCTCCGCTGGCTCGGCGACAACGTCGACGTGCCCG includes:
- the ileS gene encoding isoleucine--tRNA ligase; the protein is MERFAAVDDQYDPDAVEDGVFEYWDDVDAYEQTKAHRADGEDYFFVDGPPYTSGAAHMGTTWNKTLKDCYIRYLRMQGYNVTDRPGYDMHGLPIETKVEERLDFENKKDIEQFGEENFIEECKDFAEEQLEGLQTDFQDFGVWMDWDDPYKTVNPEYMEAAWWGFQQAHERDLVEQGQRSINQCPRCETGIANNEVEYHDVGKPSIYVKFPLAEQEGSLVIWTTTPWTIVANTFVAADGDLEYVGVDAVKDSADSSAKRSGEAAERDTERLYLAEACVEDVLKAGRYDDYEVVETLSGEEMVGWEYDHPLAEEVPDHAQGEGSGQVYTADYVEADRTGLVHSAPGHGEEDFERGQELDLEIFCPVGSDGVYTDAAGKYAGTFVRDANDEVIDDLDDNGVLLSSESGHTVREGQCWRCDTDIVRIVTDQWFITVTDIKDELLANIEDSEWYPQWARDNRFRDFVEDAPDWNVSRQRYWGIPIPIWLPEDWSGDMDDAIVVGDREELAERVDQDIDPESVDLHKGTVDDLTITEDGTTYSRVGDVFDVWLDSSVATWGTVNYPEQTEDFDDLWPADLIMEAHDQTRGWFWSQLGMSTAATGEIPYKQVLMHGYANMPDGRGMSKSKGVLIDPHEVIEKHGRDPMRLFLLSVTAQGEDMNFSWEETAEMQRRLNILWNVARFPLPYMRADDFDPEETTVEDLRDDLELVDEWVLSRLQSVTEAMTDSMEDFENDKAVDELLEFVVEDVSRFYIQVVRERMWEEEDSASKQAAYATLYRVLESVAALFAPFTPFVAEQVYGALTGDAGHPTVHMCDWPEVDADLHDPALEREIEVVREVEEAGSNARQQAERKLRWPVTRVVVDVDSDDVADAVRAQEAIIADRLNARAVEVVGADDEWGELQYSAEADMSELGPAFGDDAGRVMNALNEARVTEQSLDTLQGTVSDALGENVDLTEEMVEFRRETPEGVTGTEFTALDGGGVVYVDTTLTEDIESEGYAREVIRRVQEMRKDLELDIEARIVVDLDIDDEGVSELVRRHEDLIKEEVRADELDGVEDGHRKTWEVEGVEMDIAIAPVAAAEASD
- a CDS encoding DUF5915 domain-containing protein — translated: MKKVAAEMRKDLELDIEARIVVDLAIDDKRVDSLVREHEALIKEEVRADELSGVEDGHRKTWDVEGTDMEIAIAPCEADQREASEQAGGD
- a CDS encoding ribose-phosphate diphosphokinase, with amino-acid sequence MIIPGADTQAFAATLAEATGERLGRVEYERFPDGEHVVRVPDAVADERAVVVASTVDSDAHLQLLQLQDAARESGASEVITVIPYMGYARQDEAFKPGEPVSSRAMARAISTGTDRVLTVNPHEPAVCDFFDVPATNVDAASVLSDPLPADLRDPLFLSPDEGAIALATTVRDAYGEGETDFFEKDRDYDTGDIEISPSDAPVEGRDVVLVDDIIATGSTMSKSVSVLGDRDAQRVFVSCVHPMLASNALTKLNSAGVEAVYGTDTLERAVSEVSAAPVVADQL
- a CDS encoding PAS domain S-box protein, producing MKVLHLDDEPDFADLTAQFLEQEDERFEVQTATSGTDGLAILRAEDIDCIVSDYDMPVMDGLEFLAAVREEYPDLPFILFTGKGSEEIASEAITAGVTEYIQKEHGTDQYAVLANRITNLVERYRAVRTIDRSYRAMKTASEGISLIDPDGTFSYVNPAFADLFGYEQDELAGKHWTILYHDDEADRLENDIIPAVKENEYWSGETVRLMKGGDRLVTNHRLAHADDGVIVCTARDITPERTQLMGQSTQFDVLIDAMDDHAFFTLDHEGYVTRWNDGARRFTGYDVDEILGAHVSTFFEESDLANSLPERLLDTAKTDGTVSHEGFQIRQDGTRCWTDMTLSASFDESGALRGYGIILKEADRQQIPQ
- a CDS encoding glutamate-1-semialdehyde 2,1-aminomutase → MNHEQSRALYDRALSVLSGGVNSSVRATRPYPFFVEKGDGGHVIDADGNRYIDFVMGYGPLLLGHSLPEQVQSAIQQHAAEGPMYGAPTEVEVELAEFVTRHVPSVEMLRFVNSGTEATVSAVRLARGYTGRDKIVVMQSGYHGAQESTLVEGEGDHTAPSSPGIPESFAEHTLTVPFNDEEAAHEVFEEHGDDIAAVLTEPILGNYGIVHPVEGYHDTLRQLCDDHGSLLIFDEVITGFRVGGLQCAQGALDIDPDITTFGKIVGGGFPVGAIGGKSEIIEQFTPAGDVFQSGTFSGHPVTMAAGLETLRYAAEHDVYDHVNDLGERLRAGLQDILADQAPEYTVVGRDSMFKVIFTRDGPDSLEGQCEAGCQQQESCPRFEYCPKTGHDVTQAETERWERLFWPAMKDQGVFLTANQFESQFICDAHTGEDIENALEAYKEAI